One part of the Pristis pectinata isolate sPriPec2 chromosome 15, sPriPec2.1.pri, whole genome shotgun sequence genome encodes these proteins:
- the tmem229a gene encoding transmembrane protein 229A, with amino-acid sequence MSSKRREAQRLLSAERPGQGSRRSRPSASSCARLKDLSGAESGGRASPTLPTWMRLYFYGMHGITLDVVLSSAQRFVRTSDPKMLGYSSPYLGVLHSLSHLALEKVYLQERNFQGRPAVFHLLLYPSVYVGLQSLVSTLVEGSGSSLPTLLLHYLLALYDSQLFLKGFLRLQCCCRRARLPERLPSPRGLPGSLRFVFYGMHGFLDEIFFTSMFNLVENSDRTLLGHTSLWSFLMYGSCSFVVEKLYFYLYYRLGWTTWQRLPVYILFIYTWEFTWGLGLRHYNACSWDYSHYPLNFMGLVTLMYLPGWIVLSYYQDVLSNVLLRVQCAKSRGSKTVCSNGKSKAS; translated from the coding sequence ATGAGCAGCAAACGCCGCGAGGCTCAGCGACTCCTGTCAGCGGAGCGCCCCGGGCAGGGCAGCAGGCGGAGCCGGCCGAGCGCCTCGTCCTGCGCCCGGCTCAAGGACCTGTCCGGTGCTGAAAGCGGCGGCCGCGCCAGCCCCACGCTGCCCACTTGGATGCGCCTGTATTTCTACGGGATGCACGGCATCACCCTGGACGTGGTGCTGTCCTCGGCGCAGCGCTTCGTGCGGACCAGCGACCCGAAGATGCTGGGCTACTCCTCGCCCTACCTCGGCGTGCTGCACTCGCTCTCCCACCTGGCCCTGGAGAAAGTCTACCTGCAGGAGAGGAACTTCCAAGGGAGGCCAGCGGTCTTTCACCTGCTGCTCTACCCCTCGGTCTACGTGGGCTTGCAGAGCCTGGTGTCCACGCTGGTGGAAGGCTCAGGCTCCTCGCTGCCCACCCTCCTGCTGCACTACCTCCTCGCCCTCTACGACTCCCAGCTCTTCCTCAAGGGCTTCCTCCGCCTGCAGTGTTGCTGCCGCCGAGCCCGGCTGCCCGAGCGCTTGCCCTCGCCCCGGGGTCTCCCCGGCTCCCTGCGCTTCGTCTTTTACGGGATGCACGGCTTCCTGGACGAGATCTTCTTCACGTCCATGTTCAACCTGGTGGAGAATTCGGACCGCACGCTGCTGGGTCACACGTCTCTCTGGTCCTTCCTGATGTACGGCAGCTGCAGCTTCGTGGTGGAGAAGCTCTACTTCTATCTGTACTACCGCCTGGGCTGGACCACTTGGCAGAGGTTGCCGGTGTATATCCTCTTCATCTACACTTGGGAATTCACCTGGGGTCTGGGGCTCCGCCACTACAACGCCTGCTCTTGGGATTATTCTCACTACCCGCTCAACTTCATGGGCCTCGTCACCTTAATGTACTTGCCTGGTTGGATCGTGCTCAGTTACTACCAGGACGTGTTGTCTAACGTGTTACTACGTGTGCAGTGTGCCAAGAGCAGAGGCTCCAAGACAGTCTGCAGCAATGGCAAAAGCAAAGCATCTTGA